Proteins encoded together in one Exiguobacterium sp. BMC-KP window:
- a CDS encoding DUF2231 domain-containing protein yields MLGNVPLHPLLVHAPIALLLFATVLLLVSLKWTQFKLFALFTLVAGLISGVAAYLSGDGAEEYAEANLSSVTHAAIENHEHFALFSLVAFGVSLLFLLVGYRSNKKIFLLLSFIVAIVGSALLAYTGHLGGQMVYAK; encoded by the coding sequence ATGTTAGGAAATGTACCGCTTCATCCATTACTCGTCCATGCACCAATCGCACTTTTATTATTCGCAACGGTATTATTACTCGTCAGTCTGAAATGGACACAATTCAAACTGTTCGCCCTCTTTACGTTAGTCGCGGGTCTGATTTCTGGAGTCGCTGCCTATCTTTCAGGAGACGGAGCAGAGGAATATGCGGAAGCAAATTTAAGTAGTGTCACACATGCGGCAATTGAAAATCATGAACATTTTGCCCTGTTCAGTCTCGTTGCATTCGGTGTTTCGCTCTTATTCCTTTTAGTTGGTTATCGCTCGAATAAAAAAATATTCTTGTTGCTCAGTTTCATCGTTGCGATCGTCGGTAGTGCGCTACTCGCTTACACTGGACACCTCGGTGGTCAGATGGTATATGCCAAATAA
- a CDS encoding FAD:protein FMN transferase has translation MERQLYAMHNQVRFVTDQPIDETEWEELVRFFSYVDRQWSRFDNQSEVSRLNRLRIGDTLSVSLPLARLLARATRYFEQTERYFSPFLLAQQQANGYRQSFPFTQAVAYDEVDPPEIAPFIIEGCDVTRVGGGFIDLGGIGKGAAAMIAAQRLRKNWNRGLIEAGGDVIVWSDSEPWNITITHPETEQRVADIQFRQGAVATSNRVYRSWKTDNQTHHHLLDGRTGRPTISPILQVTASAPQLYEAEVMTKLAFQMTETERQEKLFRWFPKGRLLILDTTGEWRSEQKGASEIWTG, from the coding sequence ATGGAGCGACAATTGTATGCGATGCATAATCAGGTACGTTTCGTGACGGATCAGCCGATTGATGAAACAGAGTGGGAGGAACTCGTCCGTTTTTTCAGTTATGTGGACCGACAGTGGTCACGCTTTGATAATCAGAGTGAGGTCAGTCGTTTGAATCGATTGCGAATCGGAGACACGTTATCGGTGTCCTTACCGTTAGCACGTTTGTTAGCACGAGCGACACGATACTTCGAACAGACGGAACGTTATTTTTCTCCATTCCTGTTAGCGCAACAACAAGCCAATGGCTATCGTCAATCATTCCCTTTTACACAAGCCGTCGCGTATGACGAAGTCGATCCACCAGAAATCGCCCCTTTCATTATTGAAGGATGTGACGTAACGAGAGTCGGAGGCGGTTTTATCGATTTAGGTGGAATCGGCAAAGGCGCGGCTGCGATGATTGCAGCGCAACGACTGCGAAAAAACTGGAACCGTGGATTGATTGAAGCGGGAGGAGACGTCATCGTCTGGTCTGATAGTGAGCCGTGGAATATTACGATTACTCATCCTGAGACGGAACAACGTGTCGCAGACATTCAATTTCGACAAGGCGCTGTCGCGACATCAAACCGCGTCTATCGATCGTGGAAGACGGACAATCAAACCCATCATCATTTGTTAGATGGACGAACAGGGCGTCCGACGATAAGCCCAATTCTTCAAGTGACGGCATCTGCTCCGCAACTCTATGAAGCGGAAGTCATGACGAAGCTTGCCTTTCAGATGACAGAAACAGAACGTCAAGAAAAGCTATTTCGTTGGTTTCCAAAAGGACGATTATTAATTTTGGATACTACTGGGGAATGGCGAAGTGAACAGAAAGGAGCGAGTGAGATATGGACTGGATGA
- a CDS encoding sensor histidine kinase has protein sequence MLESIRKRLTLLFSGSFFLVLVLILIGVYVTNAQLLNRMELNQLKGVSDRDIFERIEHGEDQFIRNPIYFQLLDASGKQRYASLPPNVETKILRHFLNSNDMTEQVEWDDRHFLLYQRNTEQGQLLLLKDISSTADTLQRLIAILAGIAVLATIVLTLIGYFLAGRAVIPVQQAFDRQRRFTSDASHELRTPLTIVYSGIELLEAEHLSNEGRTILEDIKAETAGMQYLVSDLLLLAREGQSSSKQELDLSSLVQKTVERFQHAYSDRVIHASITPNLRMIGDGHQLNRLLTVFLENALVYSDDAIDVSLKETGTERQLTIHDRGIGIDSDQQAKIFERFYRGDHSRHGTGTGLGLSIAQSIVEQHGGTISIDSTLGEGTRFVIHFPTL, from the coding sequence ATGCTTGAATCAATTCGAAAAAGACTTACGTTACTATTCAGTGGTTCGTTTTTTCTTGTATTAGTTCTCATCCTAATCGGGGTGTATGTCACGAACGCTCAATTGTTGAATCGAATGGAATTGAATCAATTGAAGGGAGTTTCGGATCGGGATATCTTCGAACGGATCGAACACGGAGAAGATCAATTCATCCGAAATCCAATCTACTTTCAACTCCTTGATGCTTCAGGAAAACAGCGCTATGCGAGTTTGCCACCAAACGTCGAGACAAAGATACTACGTCATTTCTTGAACTCGAATGATATGACAGAACAAGTAGAATGGGACGATCGACACTTCTTGCTGTATCAACGGAATACAGAACAAGGACAACTCCTTTTGTTAAAAGATATCTCGTCGACAGCAGACACATTACAACGATTGATTGCTATTCTTGCAGGAATTGCTGTTCTCGCAACAATCGTTCTAACGCTCATCGGATATTTTTTGGCCGGTCGAGCCGTCATTCCGGTACAACAAGCATTTGATCGACAACGTCGTTTTACGTCCGATGCTTCACACGAACTACGGACACCACTGACAATCGTCTATAGCGGAATTGAATTACTCGAAGCCGAACACCTTTCAAACGAAGGACGAACGATTTTAGAGGACATTAAAGCGGAGACAGCAGGCATGCAGTACTTAGTTTCCGATTTATTATTGCTCGCTCGAGAAGGACAATCTTCCTCAAAACAAGAGCTTGATCTCAGTTCGCTTGTCCAAAAGACCGTTGAACGTTTTCAACACGCCTACTCTGATCGCGTCATCCATGCCTCGATTACGCCAAACTTACGCATGATAGGTGATGGTCATCAACTGAATCGTTTATTGACGGTCTTTCTTGAGAATGCACTCGTCTACAGCGATGATGCCATTGATGTATCGCTTAAAGAAACAGGGACAGAACGTCAATTGACCATTCATGATCGTGGAATCGGAATCGATTCCGATCAACAAGCAAAAATATTCGAGCGTTTTTACCGAGGCGATCATTCACGTCACGGAACAGGGACCGGTCTCGGCTTATCGATTGCTCAATCAATTGTTGAACAGCATGGCGGTACGATTTCTATTGATTCGACGCTCGGTGAAGGCACGCGATTCGTTATTCATTTCCCAACTCTTTAA
- a CDS encoding response regulator transcription factor, which yields MRVLVAEDDQRLAKMLRLHLERAGYQVDVAQDGAEALLQCQMYHYDLLVLDWMMPRKSGVEVAATLRQKQFEGGILMLTARDTEIDLVHGLDSGADDYLVKPFQSNELLARLRALSRRQQKAFVSTVTFHGLVLDMSSQTISYERQPIDLTRREFEFLSLLLRRPEQVMSRELIIEVVWGIGADITDNALDALVRLVRKKLDAVGAPNLIRTVRGFGYRLGDPHA from the coding sequence ATGCGGGTATTGGTGGCAGAAGATGATCAGCGTCTTGCGAAGATGTTACGACTCCATTTGGAGCGGGCAGGATATCAGGTTGATGTTGCGCAGGATGGAGCCGAGGCGCTCCTTCAATGTCAGATGTATCACTATGACTTACTCGTTCTCGATTGGATGATGCCTCGTAAGAGTGGGGTTGAAGTCGCTGCTACCTTACGACAAAAACAGTTTGAAGGTGGCATCTTGATGCTAACCGCTCGCGATACGGAAATCGATCTCGTCCATGGTCTTGATAGCGGTGCCGATGACTATCTCGTCAAACCGTTTCAATCAAATGAACTTTTGGCACGACTGCGTGCGCTTAGTCGTCGTCAGCAAAAAGCGTTTGTTTCGACAGTCACTTTTCACGGGCTAGTCCTCGACATGTCCTCGCAAACGATATCTTACGAGCGACAGCCAATCGATTTAACACGACGTGAGTTTGAATTTCTTTCCTTACTGTTAAGACGACCCGAACAAGTAATGAGTCGGGAATTGATCATCGAAGTTGTATGGGGAATCGGTGCTGATATTACGGATAACGCCCTCGATGCGCTCGTCCGCCTCGTTCGAAAAAAATTAGATGCTGTCGGAGCACCCAATTTGATTCGGACGGTCCGTGGATTCGGTTATCGATTAGGTGATCCCCATGCTTGA
- a CDS encoding DEAD/DEAH box helicase, whose amino-acid sequence MSTFETLHISDLWIKKLQKQGIKEPTPIQQQAIPSLLEGRDLIGQAQTGTGKTLAFLLPILEQIDVESQTVQALIVAPTRELARQIADETHKLIRNTEQYRALAVYGGQDVFKQIQRLGRMPQIIIGTPGRILDHVGRGTLDLSELRTLVLDEADQMLQIGFLPEIEDIIAAAPVDRQFMMLSATMPPKVEELAKTYLRNPVEVQVEAESITVEAIEQFVVETTDRRKQATLRTMLDEMRPYAAIIFCRTQRRVSKLNEEMQMQGYPTDELHGGLTQGKREKAMAKFYQGKTQFLIATDVASRGLDVTGVTHVFNYDLPDDAESYVHRIGRTGRAGNDGIAVSIVTPKDGRTFRDMERELNISVTPIVVELSEEAIRAQHDQSKGTRKETEGRGNTRRSNNRRPGRAHRK is encoded by the coding sequence ATGTCAACATTTGAAACATTACACATCAGCGATCTGTGGATAAAAAAATTACAAAAACAAGGCATTAAGGAGCCGACACCAATTCAACAGCAAGCGATTCCATCATTACTTGAAGGACGCGATTTGATTGGACAGGCACAAACGGGAACAGGGAAAACATTAGCGTTTCTCTTACCGATTCTTGAGCAAATCGATGTCGAATCACAAACGGTTCAAGCACTGATCGTCGCCCCGACACGTGAACTTGCGCGACAAATTGCCGATGAGACACATAAACTGATTCGGAACACGGAGCAGTATCGTGCCCTTGCTGTATACGGTGGACAAGACGTCTTTAAACAGATTCAACGTCTGGGTCGGATGCCACAAATTATCATTGGTACACCAGGACGGATTCTCGATCATGTTGGTCGTGGAACACTTGATTTAAGTGAATTACGGACGCTCGTCTTAGATGAAGCAGACCAAATGCTGCAAATTGGTTTCTTACCAGAAATCGAAGATATCATCGCAGCGGCACCAGTTGATCGTCAATTCATGATGTTATCAGCAACGATGCCACCTAAAGTAGAAGAACTCGCGAAAACGTATTTGCGTAACCCGGTCGAAGTCCAGGTGGAAGCGGAAAGTATCACCGTAGAAGCGATCGAGCAGTTCGTCGTTGAGACGACGGATCGCCGGAAACAGGCGACACTACGGACGATGCTTGACGAGATGCGTCCGTACGCGGCCATCATTTTCTGCCGTACGCAACGTCGCGTTAGTAAATTGAACGAAGAGATGCAAATGCAAGGGTATCCGACGGATGAATTGCATGGCGGGTTGACGCAAGGGAAACGTGAAAAAGCGATGGCGAAGTTCTATCAAGGAAAAACACAATTCTTGATCGCAACAGACGTCGCTTCTCGTGGACTGGATGTGACAGGCGTGACACACGTCTTCAACTACGATTTACCAGATGATGCGGAAAGCTACGTTCACCGGATTGGTCGGACAGGGCGTGCCGGGAACGACGGGATTGCGGTCTCGATCGTGACACCAAAAGATGGTCGGACGTTCCGTGATATGGAGCGGGAATTGAACATCTCAGTCACGCCAATCGTCGTTGAATTGTCTGAAGAAGCGATTCGCGCACAGCATGACCAAAGTAAAGGAACTCGGAAAGAAACGGAAGGACGTGGAAACACACGTCGTTCGAACAACCGTCGCCCGGGACGCGCACATCGTAAATAA